Proteins found in one Nostoc sp. NIES-3756 genomic segment:
- a CDS encoding ABC transporter ATP-binding protein gives MTEPLIELKGVSKSFGNNQVLDHVDLTIYRGEALGIIGPSGTGKSTILRVIAGLITPDTGEVYVQGVKREGLIEDSQDPVGIGMVFQQAALFDSLTVEENVGFLLYQNSKLPRSRIRELVEAKLNMVGLHGISHLYPSELSGGMRKRVSFARAIMSNPDNASEGPEVLLYDEPTAGLDPIASTVIEDLIRELQSTHGVCGTYAIVTHQDSTIRRTADKLVFLYQGKVQWEGTVSDIDNTDHPLINQFISGSVQGPIQVVG, from the coding sequence ATGACAGAACCACTAATTGAACTCAAAGGCGTTTCTAAATCTTTTGGTAATAATCAGGTTTTAGACCATGTAGATTTGACTATTTACCGGGGCGAAGCTTTAGGGATTATTGGCCCTTCTGGTACTGGGAAGTCAACAATTTTACGTGTAATTGCTGGCTTAATTACTCCTGATACTGGGGAAGTTTACGTGCAAGGAGTAAAAAGGGAAGGGTTGATAGAAGATAGTCAAGACCCCGTTGGTATTGGTATGGTGTTTCAGCAAGCGGCATTATTTGATTCTTTAACTGTGGAAGAAAATGTGGGATTTTTACTCTATCAAAATTCTAAGTTACCGCGATCGCGCATTCGGGAGTTAGTCGAAGCAAAATTAAACATGGTTGGTTTACATGGTATTAGTCATCTTTACCCATCAGAACTTTCTGGAGGGATGCGAAAACGGGTGAGTTTTGCCCGCGCAATTATGTCTAACCCCGATAATGCCTCAGAAGGGCCAGAAGTTTTACTCTACGACGAACCTACAGCCGGACTTGACCCCATCGCTTCCACTGTGATAGAAGATTTAATCCGCGAGTTACAATCTACACATGGAGTTTGTGGTACTTATGCGATCGTTACTCACCAAGATAGTACGATTAGACGCACAGCTGATAAACTAGTGTTTCTCTATCAAGGTAAAGTGCAGTGGGAGGGAACAGTTAGTGATATAGATAACACCGACCACCCCCTAATCAATCAGTTCATCAGTGGAAGTGTGCAAGGGCCAATTCAGGTAGTTGGTTAA
- a CDS encoding MlaD family protein — MRDFFTNRFTSQRTLREGSVGLLFLFGLATFGVVLLWLNRYTAARSTYKAIVEFANAGGMQRGASVRYRGVRIGRISQIQPGPNAVEVEIEIAQPDLIIPRDVVIEANQSGLISESIIDITPKSSLPTGQNLAKPLDQNCNASLIICNNARLKGQIGISLDDLIRSSTQLATTYNNPEFYQRVNKLLETSSQAATGVAALTQDFRGLTKNFQGQLNTFTTTATTVQKATNQLTASTTKTVDQLGVTAGQFGTTAAQASRLLSDLDSLLNTNRSTLVGALNNITETSNQLRLTVNNLSPSLNRLTQGELIKNLETLSANAAEASANLRNATQSLNDPKNAVLLQQTLDSARMTFENTQKITSDLDELTGDPNFRQNLRQLVNGLSNLVSSTDQMEQQAKLATTLESMKAAATKPAVIPTLTANSSPNTVTTADNQPQLKTMASSQEKLLKQLREYAEKETGE; from the coding sequence ATGCGAGATTTCTTCACCAATCGTTTTACATCGCAACGTACACTAAGAGAAGGTTCAGTGGGGTTGTTATTCCTGTTTGGGCTAGCAACCTTTGGCGTTGTTCTTTTGTGGTTGAATAGGTATACTGCTGCTCGTAGTACCTACAAGGCAATTGTAGAATTTGCCAATGCAGGCGGGATGCAAAGAGGCGCGTCAGTCCGTTATCGTGGTGTAAGGATAGGACGCATTTCTCAGATTCAACCAGGGCCAAATGCTGTAGAAGTAGAAATCGAAATTGCTCAACCTGATCTAATCATTCCTCGTGATGTGGTGATTGAAGCGAATCAAAGCGGATTAATTAGTGAAAGTATTATTGATATCACGCCTAAATCATCACTACCTACTGGACAAAATCTGGCTAAACCCTTAGATCAAAATTGTAATGCCAGCCTCATCATTTGTAATAATGCCCGGTTAAAGGGACAAATAGGTATAAGTCTTGATGATTTAATACGTAGTAGTACTCAGTTAGCCACTACGTACAACAACCCTGAATTTTATCAGAGGGTGAATAAACTTCTGGAAACTTCTTCACAAGCTGCTACTGGTGTAGCCGCACTGACCCAAGATTTTCGCGGTTTGACTAAGAATTTTCAAGGACAGTTAAATACTTTCACTACAACTGCTACTACTGTACAAAAAGCTACTAATCAACTGACAGCCTCTACTACTAAAACTGTTGATCAACTTGGTGTAACAGCAGGTCAATTTGGTACAACAGCAGCTCAAGCTAGTCGTTTGCTGAGTGATTTGGATAGTTTATTAAATACCAATCGCTCAACTTTAGTCGGTGCTTTGAATAATATTACAGAAACTAGCAATCAACTACGTTTGACTGTCAACAATTTATCACCAAGTCTTAATCGATTGACTCAAGGAGAGTTAATCAAAAATTTAGAAACTCTCTCGGCAAACGCTGCTGAAGCCTCGGCTAATCTAAGAAATGCGACCCAAAGTTTAAATGATCCAAAAAATGCCGTGCTGCTGCAACAGACTTTAGATTCAGCCAGAATGACTTTTGAAAATACACAAAAAATTACATCAGATTTAGATGAATTAACGGGTGATCCTAATTTCCGCCAAAATCTCAGGCAATTAGTAAATGGTCTAAGTAACTTGGTATCTTCTACAGACCAGATGGAACAGCAAGCAAAGTTAGCCACTACCCTAGAGTCAATGAAAGCCGCCGCCACCAAACCCGCAGTAATACCCACTCTCACCGCTAATTCCTCACCCAATACCGTGACAACTGCGGATAACCAGCCTCAACTAAAAACTATGGCATCATCACAAGAAAAGTTACTAAAGCAGCTACGGGAGTATGCAGAAAAGGAAACTGGGGAATAG
- a CDS encoding hybrid sensor histidine kinase/response regulator — MSELWTYFFNSSPFIPHGHCYLWKTDLVWLHIISDGLIALAYYSIPATLFYFVRKRQDLPFYWMFLLFSGFIVACGTTHIMEIWTLWYPTYWTSGFLKAATALISVFTALALIPLVPQALVLPSPAQLERANQDLQNEILERLKVEAELRKYQNHLEDIVILRTNEISKANEKLQQEINERQRILEILKESEERYRYLAEAIPQLVWTANANGECDYFNENWCNYTGLTLEESLGSGWLATLHPDDVEQSHAVWLNAVETGTLYENEYRFKRAVDSSYRWQLGRGFPLKDHQGKVVKWFGTCTDIHEQKQILEERARLLELEQSARAEAETANRLKDEFLAVLSHELRTPLNAILGWSKLLQERQLNPARTSQALATIERNATLQVQLIEDLLDISRILQGKLVINITKVNLVIVILTALETMRLAAETKSIEISTRFAPNIGQVMGDSARLQQVVWNLLSNAVKFTPNGGKIEVRLEKVNDYAQIVVSDTGKGISPEFLPYVFDYFRQADSSSTRKFGGLGLGLAIVRKIVEIHGGTVIAQSLGEEQGATFTVRLPMLPEEDVSGNYEEYHSASLQNNSLQLLGIKILVVDDDADSRDFLAFILEQEGAEVSLATSALEALQLLPEIKPDVLVSDISMPDMDGYTLMRQIRMWTKEQGREIPAIALTAFARQYDREQALQAGYQLHLPKPLNAEELIAAVAKLVSSH; from the coding sequence ATGTCAGAATTATGGACTTATTTTTTTAATTCATCCCCATTTATTCCACACGGTCATTGCTATCTATGGAAAACAGATTTAGTTTGGTTACACATAATATCTGATGGGTTAATTGCATTAGCTTACTATTCTATTCCTGCTACACTTTTTTACTTTGTTCGTAAACGTCAGGATTTACCATTTTATTGGATGTTCCTGTTGTTTAGTGGTTTTATTGTAGCTTGTGGTACAACCCACATCATGGAAATATGGACTCTCTGGTATCCGACTTATTGGACATCAGGTTTTTTAAAAGCTGCAACAGCATTAATATCTGTATTTACAGCATTAGCATTAATACCTTTAGTTCCTCAAGCTTTAGTGCTTCCTAGCCCGGCTCAACTAGAAAGAGCTAATCAAGACCTACAAAATGAAATACTAGAGCGATTAAAGGTAGAGGCAGAACTGAGAAAATACCAAAATCATCTAGAAGATATTGTTATTTTACGGACGAATGAAATTAGTAAAGCAAACGAGAAATTACAACAAGAAATTAACGAACGTCAGCGTATTTTAGAAATTCTTAAAGAGAGTGAAGAACGCTATCGTTATTTGGCAGAAGCTATTCCTCAACTAGTATGGACGGCTAATGCTAACGGTGAGTGTGATTATTTTAATGAAAACTGGTGCAATTATACTGGCTTAACTTTAGAGGAATCTTTAGGTTCTGGATGGTTAGCAACACTGCATCCTGATGATGTCGAACAGAGTCATGCAGTATGGTTAAACGCTGTAGAAACGGGTACTTTATACGAGAATGAATACCGTTTTAAACGTGCTGTGGATAGTTCCTATCGCTGGCAACTGGGACGGGGATTTCCACTTAAAGACCACCAAGGTAAAGTAGTTAAATGGTTTGGTACTTGTACGGATATTCATGAGCAAAAACAGATTTTGGAAGAAAGGGCGCGGTTGTTAGAATTAGAGCAATCAGCTAGAGCCGAAGCAGAAACAGCTAACCGCCTTAAAGATGAATTTCTAGCAGTTCTTTCTCATGAATTACGCACCCCTTTGAATGCGATTTTGGGTTGGTCTAAATTGTTGCAAGAGCGTCAACTTAACCCTGCAAGGACATCACAAGCTCTAGCGACAATTGAACGTAATGCCACTCTACAGGTGCAACTCATCGAAGACTTACTAGATATCTCCAGAATATTACAAGGCAAATTAGTCATAAATATTACTAAAGTAAATTTAGTTATTGTGATATTAACAGCTCTAGAAACCATGCGTCTTGCTGCCGAAACTAAGTCAATTGAGATATCAACTAGATTCGCACCCAACATTGGACAAGTTATGGGTGATTCTGCTCGTTTGCAGCAAGTAGTGTGGAATTTACTTTCTAATGCAGTTAAATTCACGCCCAACGGTGGCAAGATAGAAGTACGTCTAGAAAAGGTTAATGACTATGCTCAAATTGTAGTTAGTGACACAGGTAAAGGTATTAGCCCAGAGTTTTTACCTTATGTATTTGATTACTTCCGCCAAGCAGACAGCAGTTCTACCAGAAAATTTGGCGGACTAGGGTTAGGACTAGCTATTGTACGGAAAATTGTGGAAATTCATGGTGGTACTGTGATAGCGCAAAGCCTTGGGGAAGAACAGGGTGCAACTTTCACCGTGAGATTACCAATGCTTCCCGAAGAAGATGTGAGTGGGAATTATGAGGAATATCACTCTGCATCATTACAAAATAATTCTTTGCAACTTTTGGGTATCAAAATCTTGGTAGTTGATGACGATGCAGATTCACGAGATTTCTTAGCTTTTATTTTAGAGCAAGAGGGAGCTGAAGTGAGCTTGGCGACTTCAGCTTTGGAAGCATTACAGCTATTGCCAGAAATTAAACCAGATGTTTTAGTGAGTGACATTAGTATGCCAGATATGGATGGCTATACATTAATGCGCCAGATAAGGATGTGGACAAAAGAACAAGGGAGAGAAATTCCGGCGATCGCCCTAACAGCTTTCGCGCGACAATATGATCGAGAACAAGCACTCCAAGCTGGATATCAGCTACATCTCCCCAAACCACTCAACGCTGAGGAACTAATAGCGGCTGTTGCTAAGTTGGTTAGTAGTCATTAG
- the crtO gene encoding beta-carotene ketolase CrtO, giving the protein MQEYDVVIIGAGHNGLVCAAYLLKAGYSVLLLEKRSVPGGAATTEECLPKEAPGFKFNLCAIDHEFIHLGPVVEELELKQYGLEYLECDPVVFCPHPDGKYFLAHKSLEKTCAEIARYSERDAKKYAEFTEYWQRALGAMIPMFNAPPKSIIDIVGNYDITKLKDLFSVIGSPNKSLDFIRTMLTSAEDILNEWFDSEFLKAPLARLASELGAPPSQKTIAIGAIMMAMRHNPGMARPRGGTGALVKALVNLVTSKGGVILTDQHVEKVLIDDGKAVGVRVAGGAEYRAKYGVISNIDAKRLFLQMTDKSDVDAADPDLWERLERRIVNNNETILKIDLALDEPLRFPFHAHKDEYLVGSILIADSVTHVEQAHSKCTLGEIPDSDPSMYVVMPSYLDPSLAPPGKHTVWIEFFAPYQIAGAEGTGLKGTGWTDELKNQVADKVVDKLATYAPNVKTATIARRVESPAELGERLGAYKGNYYHIDMTLDQMVFFRPLPEIANYKTPIENLFLTGAGTHPGGSISGMPGRNCARVFLQTKHPITQTLKDARDSIKSTVGSVFGISQ; this is encoded by the coding sequence ATGCAGGAATATGATGTTGTAATTATTGGCGCAGGACATAACGGACTAGTTTGTGCTGCTTATTTACTCAAAGCTGGTTATAGTGTCCTCCTCTTAGAAAAACGTTCTGTCCCTGGTGGTGCAGCCACAACGGAAGAATGCTTACCAAAAGAAGCGCCTGGATTTAAGTTTAATTTGTGTGCCATTGACCATGAATTTATACACTTGGGGCCAGTTGTTGAGGAATTAGAACTGAAACAATATGGTTTAGAATATTTGGAATGTGACCCTGTTGTCTTCTGCCCCCATCCTGATGGCAAATATTTCTTAGCGCATAAATCCTTAGAAAAGACTTGTGCAGAAATCGCCCGTTATAGCGAACGTGATGCCAAAAAATATGCCGAGTTTACCGAATATTGGCAACGGGCATTAGGGGCAATGATTCCTATGTTCAACGCTCCACCAAAATCAATCATAGATATTGTCGGTAACTACGACATCACAAAACTTAAAGATTTATTTTCAGTCATTGGTTCGCCTAACAAAAGCCTAGACTTTATTCGCACAATGTTGACCAGTGCAGAAGATATTCTTAACGAGTGGTTTGACTCGGAATTTCTCAAAGCACCCTTGGCAAGATTAGCATCAGAACTTGGCGCACCACCATCACAAAAAACCATTGCGATCGGTGCAATTATGATGGCAATGCGTCATAATCCTGGTATGGCTAGACCTCGTGGCGGTACTGGCGCTTTAGTTAAAGCTTTGGTGAATTTGGTGACGAGTAAAGGTGGTGTAATTCTCACAGACCAGCACGTTGAGAAAGTGTTAATTGATGATGGCAAAGCTGTGGGTGTACGGGTAGCTGGTGGTGCAGAATATCGGGCTAAATATGGTGTGATATCTAATATTGACGCTAAACGGTTATTTTTACAAATGACCGATAAAAGCGATGTGGATGCAGCAGACCCAGATTTATGGGAAAGATTAGAACGCCGCATTGTCAATAACAATGAAACCATCCTGAAGATAGATTTAGCATTAGATGAACCCCTGCGTTTTCCCTTCCACGCCCATAAGGATGAGTATCTAGTCGGGTCTATCTTAATTGCTGATTCCGTTACCCATGTGGAACAAGCCCATAGTAAGTGTACCTTGGGAGAGATACCAGATTCTGACCCATCAATGTATGTAGTCATGCCTAGCTATCTCGACCCCTCCTTAGCACCCCCAGGCAAACATACGGTATGGATTGAGTTTTTTGCCCCCTATCAAATCGCAGGCGCAGAAGGTACTGGTTTGAAAGGTACTGGTTGGACAGATGAATTGAAGAATCAAGTAGCAGACAAGGTAGTTGACAAATTGGCAACCTATGCACCCAATGTGAAAACAGCAACTATTGCCCGTCGTGTAGAAAGTCCGGCAGAGTTGGGTGAGAGACTAGGTGCATATAAAGGTAATTACTACCATATTGATATGACTTTGGATCAAATGGTGTTTTTCCGCCCTTTACCAGAGATAGCAAACTACAAAACCCCAATTGAAAACCTATTTCTCACAGGTGCAGGAACTCACCCCGGTGGTTCAATTTCCGGAATGCCAGGACGCAACTGTGCGCGAGTCTTCTTGCAGACTAAACACCCCATTACGCAGACTCTCAAGGATGCGAGGGATTCAATTAAGTCAACAGTTGGTTCGGTATTTGGGATTAGTCAATAG
- a CDS encoding LmeA family phospholipid-binding protein — protein MSDKQNLEGQIVSQVAERSISNQLESAEQIDIYVETDILKIVQGQADGLTIAGQGLVTKQNIRVQEIQLKTDTLSINPLSVISGQVQLDRPLNLMARITLTQADINSALASDFTRKFAQNYDLNVNGEIVNLTLQEIQMFLPGNGRIECQGKVLLHEKGKTRPLGFLAKLRPRTSKQTLRLESFQCHEGEGVSLELIVALMQKFKELVNLPYFTWEGINIRIKDMEIQQGSLIIFSEAHVRQIPEAISEFTES, from the coding sequence ATGTCAGATAAACAAAATTTGGAAGGGCAAATAGTATCTCAGGTAGCCGAAAGAAGTATATCTAATCAGCTAGAATCCGCAGAACAAATTGATATCTATGTAGAAACAGATATACTAAAGATAGTTCAAGGACAAGCAGATGGTCTGACAATTGCTGGACAAGGATTAGTCACTAAACAAAATATCCGTGTTCAAGAAATACAGCTAAAAACAGATACACTTTCCATCAATCCTCTAAGCGTTATTTCTGGTCAGGTACAACTTGATAGACCATTAAATCTGATGGCTCGTATCACACTCACCCAAGCGGATATTAATTCTGCTCTCGCCTCAGATTTTACTCGCAAGTTTGCCCAAAATTATGATTTGAATGTAAATGGTGAGATTGTTAATTTAACATTACAGGAAATCCAAATGTTTTTACCTGGTAATGGTCGTATAGAATGCCAGGGAAAAGTTTTATTACATGAGAAAGGCAAGACTCGTCCCTTAGGTTTTTTAGCCAAACTCCGCCCCCGTACCTCTAAGCAAACCCTGAGATTAGAAAGTTTTCAGTGTCATGAGGGTGAAGGTGTTTCTTTAGAATTAATTGTAGCCTTGATGCAGAAATTCAAAGAATTAGTTAATCTCCCCTACTTTACCTGGGAAGGTATTAATATTCGTATCAAAGATATGGAAATTCAACAAGGAAGTTTAATAATTTTCTCAGAAGCTCATGTGAGGCAAATACCAGAAGCAATCTCTGAGTTTACAGAATCTTAA
- a CDS encoding L-lactate MFS transporter: MQLFGMPAEKGRWLLIPLGAIVLLCLGTVYSWSIFRKPLEKLLSINATESLLPFTVLLVLFAVLMPITGFCINRFGTRTVTAVGGVITGLGYILSSINGNLQLLTFTYGVIAGVGVGIAYGVPLAVVAKWFPDKKGIAVGLTVIGFGLSPLITAPLAKSLIDSYGVRQTFVILGVAFTAIILAIATVLKTPPQDWQPEGWNPTVTTQNHSSSSQGKMLESQSFYGLWLCYTIGSFSGLAAIGISSPLAQEIIKLDAATAASTVSLFAVFNALGRIFFGWFTDRFSPKLGAIASFVLVLIASLMMLKAGEGAVATYLIAFSLFYFSLGGWLAIAPTTTLILFSSADYAKNYGIVFTAYGAGALGGTLLAGRIRDIFGSYTVFFYPTTALAILGIVLAVFMLKRSFSTSTVAQV; the protein is encoded by the coding sequence ATGCAGCTTTTTGGTATGCCAGCAGAAAAAGGCAGATGGTTGCTTATTCCTCTTGGTGCAATCGTTTTACTCTGCTTGGGAACAGTCTATTCCTGGAGTATTTTCAGAAAACCTTTAGAGAAATTACTGAGCATTAATGCTACTGAAAGCCTATTACCATTTACTGTTCTGTTAGTGCTGTTTGCGGTGTTGATGCCAATTACTGGCTTTTGCATCAACCGCTTTGGTACTCGAACTGTCACCGCAGTTGGTGGGGTAATTACGGGACTGGGCTATATTCTATCTAGTATTAATGGCAATTTACAATTGCTGACTTTTACCTACGGTGTCATTGCCGGCGTAGGTGTCGGGATAGCTTATGGAGTTCCTTTAGCAGTTGTTGCTAAATGGTTTCCTGATAAGAAAGGTATTGCAGTCGGCTTAACTGTAATTGGTTTTGGCTTATCGCCGTTAATTACTGCACCTTTGGCAAAATCTTTGATTGATAGCTATGGTGTGCGGCAGACCTTTGTAATTTTAGGCGTAGCTTTTACAGCTATTATTTTAGCGATCGCCACTGTTTTAAAAACACCGCCACAAGATTGGCAACCCGAAGGCTGGAACCCCACTGTAACAACCCAAAACCATTCAAGCAGTAGTCAAGGCAAAATGTTAGAAAGTCAGTCATTTTACGGCTTATGGCTATGCTATACCATTGGCTCATTCTCAGGACTGGCAGCAATTGGTATTTCTAGCCCTCTAGCCCAAGAAATTATTAAACTAGATGCGGCGACAGCAGCCAGTACAGTGTCATTATTTGCAGTGTTTAATGCTTTAGGACGGATATTTTTCGGCTGGTTTACTGACCGCTTTAGCCCCAAGCTGGGAGCAATTGCCTCTTTTGTATTAGTATTAATTGCTTCCCTGATGATGCTAAAAGCAGGCGAGGGTGCAGTAGCCACTTACTTAATAGCCTTTTCTCTATTTTACTTTTCTCTTGGGGGATGGCTAGCGATCGCTCCTACCACTACCTTAATTCTGTTTTCCTCAGCAGACTATGCCAAAAACTATGGCATAGTCTTCACCGCTTACGGTGCAGGTGCTTTAGGTGGAACTCTCCTGGCTGGCAGAATTAGAGATATCTTTGGTAGTTATACCGTTTTCTTCTATCCAACTACAGCATTGGCAATTTTAGGTATAGTTTTAGCCGTCTTCATGCTGAAACGCAGCTTTTCAACTTCCACCGTTGCCCAAGTTTAG
- a CDS encoding cupin domain-containing protein, which produces MQATRCVIPVIKSPKDYQVYRISPHDTNRLAIIFDSTNANTSLTCCVEIFDVGGQTPPNRHQWAVEMFFVIKGEGIAICDGKKVAIKAGDSLLVPPTGTHLIKNTGNTRLYTLTIMVPNEDFAELIRSGTPLELDGEDMTVLGRLDALLGDS; this is translated from the coding sequence ATGCAAGCTACTCGTTGCGTCATTCCTGTTATTAAATCGCCCAAGGACTATCAGGTATATCGTATTAGTCCGCACGATACAAATCGGTTAGCAATTATCTTTGATTCCACGAATGCTAACACTTCCCTCACTTGCTGCGTCGAAATTTTTGATGTCGGTGGACAAACACCACCAAATCGCCATCAATGGGCAGTGGAAATGTTTTTTGTGATCAAAGGCGAAGGCATCGCCATTTGCGATGGCAAAAAAGTAGCCATTAAAGCCGGAGACAGTTTATTAGTACCCCCTACAGGAACTCATTTAATCAAAAATACAGGCAATACTCGCTTGTATACATTGACAATTATGGTTCCTAATGAAGACTTTGCCGAACTAATTCGCAGTGGTACACCTTTAGAATTAGATGGAGAAGATATGACGGTGCTTGGTAGATTAGATGCCTTGTTAGGAGACAGTTGA
- a CDS encoding cysteine hydrolase family protein yields MDQSLRTLGVAPNAWMVNQAIADITRPQKTPQPVILSTQTKTLRLDLAKTAIIVIDMQNDFCHPDGWLAHIGVDVTPARKPIEPLNILLPQLRAVGVPVIWLNWGNRADLMNIYANVLHVYNPTGDGVGLGDRLPKNGAKVLMAGSWAAAVVDELQPLPEDICVDKYRMSGFWDTPLDSILRNLGITTLLFTGVNADQCVMATLCDANFLGYDCILLQDCTATTSPDYCWLATLYNVKQCFGFVSDSQAIFTALNHPENTGGDQ; encoded by the coding sequence ATGGATCAGTCTTTACGCACCTTGGGAGTAGCGCCGAATGCTTGGATGGTGAATCAGGCGATCGCAGATATCACTCGTCCGCAAAAGACCCCACAACCCGTTATCTTATCAACCCAAACCAAAACTCTACGCCTAGACTTGGCGAAAACCGCCATCATTGTGATAGATATGCAAAACGATTTTTGTCACCCTGATGGTTGGTTGGCACATATTGGCGTAGATGTGACACCAGCCCGTAAACCCATAGAACCTTTAAATATTTTACTGCCCCAACTGCGTGCGGTTGGTGTGCCTGTAATTTGGTTGAATTGGGGCAATCGTGCCGACTTAATGAATATTTACGCCAATGTGCTTCATGTTTACAATCCTACAGGTGATGGGGTGGGGTTAGGCGATCGCTTACCTAAAAATGGTGCTAAAGTTCTGATGGCAGGTAGTTGGGCGGCAGCAGTCGTAGACGAACTCCAGCCATTACCAGAAGATATTTGTGTGGATAAATACCGCATGAGTGGCTTTTGGGACACACCTTTAGATAGTATTTTACGGAACCTGGGAATTACTACATTATTATTTACTGGAGTCAACGCCGATCAATGCGTCATGGCTACTCTATGTGATGCCAACTTCCTGGGTTATGACTGCATTTTATTACAAGATTGCACTGCCACAACTTCTCCCGATTATTGCTGGTTAGCGACGTTATATAACGTCAAACAATGCTTTGGCTTTGTTAGTGATTCTCAAGCAATTTTCACAGCCCTCAATCATCCTGAAAATACAGGAGGGGATCAATAA
- a CDS encoding amidohydrolase, with protein sequence MSFTIKNVLLATDDGYTTTDVQVVDGRIAAIAPNLEIVGTRIDGQNKLLLPGFVNAHTHSSEMWQRGVMSAYPLELWLAELYDFAPIDTEKVYLSALGTAVETLLSGGTSVVDHLVLIPGQELETIACAVRAYKEVGIRAFVAPLIQDESLTAGMPSGESSQTHEPFFRSTVATLELIEEAVRQFHRPDEGVNILVAPTGIQLCTDALFEGCIELSDRYNLCRHSHLLETKAQEKLAQEKYGCSAVTHLKQIGYLGDRTSLAHCVWLNDADIAILAETQSTVVHNPLSNLRLGSGIAPILKYRQAGINVTFGCDGASSNDSQDLLEAIKIGSILHNVTDFDYRQWITPRQAVEMASLGGVKGLNLADKLGSITVGKQADLVMYDLTNLSLLPRTDPIGLLVLGRPTNVVHSAWVNGRQIIANGQVTTINVDKLREELLNLSEWVSKRQSQTVEQIEQHYRTVMGLI encoded by the coding sequence ATGAGTTTTACTATCAAAAATGTTTTGCTGGCTACTGATGATGGGTATACCACTACTGATGTGCAGGTAGTAGACGGTAGAATCGCCGCCATTGCCCCTAATTTAGAGATTGTGGGTACTCGTATTGATGGGCAAAATAAGCTGTTACTGCCCGGTTTCGTCAACGCCCACACGCATTCCTCGGAGATGTGGCAAAGAGGGGTAATGTCTGCTTACCCGTTGGAGTTATGGCTGGCGGAATTGTATGATTTTGCCCCCATAGATACAGAGAAGGTTTATCTCAGCGCCTTGGGTACGGCTGTGGAAACTTTACTTTCTGGGGGAACGAGTGTAGTTGATCATCTGGTGTTAATTCCTGGACAAGAATTAGAAACTATCGCCTGTGCAGTCCGTGCATACAAAGAAGTGGGAATACGGGCTTTTGTCGCCCCCCTAATTCAAGATGAATCCCTTACAGCTGGTATGCCTTCTGGGGAATCTAGCCAAACCCATGAGCCTTTTTTCCGTTCCACAGTTGCCACCTTAGAATTGATAGAGGAGGCGGTGAGACAGTTTCATCGTCCCGATGAGGGTGTGAATATTTTAGTTGCGCCTACGGGGATTCAGTTGTGTACTGATGCTTTATTTGAGGGGTGTATTGAATTAAGCGATCGCTATAATTTATGTCGTCACTCTCATTTATTAGAAACCAAAGCCCAAGAAAAACTCGCCCAGGAAAAATACGGTTGTAGTGCTGTTACCCATCTTAAACAGATTGGTTATTTAGGCGATCGTACATCCTTGGCACATTGTGTCTGGTTAAATGATGCCGATATCGCCATCCTTGCCGAAACTCAATCTACAGTCGTTCACAACCCCTTGAGTAATTTACGTTTAGGTAGTGGTATCGCCCCCATTTTAAAATATCGCCAAGCAGGGATAAATGTCACTTTTGGTTGTGATGGCGCTTCAAGTAACGATTCCCAAGATTTGTTAGAAGCTATCAAAATTGGTTCTATTTTACATAATGTAACAGACTTTGATTATCGGCAGTGGATTACACCTAGACAAGCAGTAGAAATGGCATCTTTAGGTGGTGTTAAAGGATTAAATTTAGCTGACAAACTCGGTTCTATCACTGTAGGGAAACAAGCCGATTTAGTCATGTATGACCTCACCAACTTATCATTACTTCCCCGTACAGACCCAATTGGTTTATTAGTATTAGGTCGTCCTACCAATGTTGTTCATAGTGCTTGGGTAAATGGCAGACAAATTATTGCCAATGGTCAAGTAACTACTATCAACGTTGATAAATTGCGAGAAGAACTATTGAACCTGAGTGAATGGGTTAGTAAACGCCAATCTCAAACCGTCGAGCAAATTGAGCAACATTACCGTACAGTCATGGGTTTAATTTAA